DNA sequence from the Malus sylvestris chromosome 10, drMalSylv7.2, whole genome shotgun sequence genome:
GAGTTTTTCTCGATGTTGCATATTTCCACAAGGGGAAGTGCATGAAGCGAGTTATTCGAATGCTAGACAATTCTTTTGAAATTTCTAGTAGTATTATGATAGATCTACTAATTGAGAAATCTCTCTTAACTATTGAAAAACGCATCCAATATGATAATTCAGCCAAGTACTTCATAGGGATGCATGATTTGATACAAGAAATGGCATGGACAATTGTTGGTCAAGAGTCTAAAGAGCCCGGTTTACGGAGTAGGTTGTGGCTTCCCAATgacatttttcatatattcaCGACCAATACGGTAAGAAATTATGTAAATACCAAGTTCAAAAGATGATATGATTTCTTTTAACGCAATATACTTAAATGTTAAATTTACATTTCCTACATTCTTGGTTATTAGGGAACGAGAGCTATTGAAGGTATAGTTTTACAGTTGCCTGTAATAGAAGAGGTGCACTGGAGTTGTGAAGCCTTCTCTAGTATGGATGGACTGAGGTTTCTAGAATTCGACAATTTGATCATTTCTTCAAGTCCCAAATTTCTTCCATGTTCCTTGAGAATTATGGTTTGGAGTTATTATCCTTCCAAGTCTCTTCCACCAAGCTTTCACCCGCGTTTCCTTACCGAACTAAGAATGCATCATAGCAAACTTGTTCGTTTATGGGATGGAAAAGAGGTAAGAGTATATTGAATGAATGCTactttaacataattttttatgaattgttttataCGCACGCCACATTTTTTTGACCACTCCCCACGTGCTCAATACACCCCATatccattttttaaattaaaatttatcttacCACAACCCACTTGCTTTCCAAAACTACCCTCACACCCCATACTCTTTGTCAATTAAGGattttttagtttcattttcTATAGATTTTGGGGTTTTTGTCAATTAGTGTGCTCTACCTATATTAGAGAGATGCTATAATTAATTGTATAAATAAGTGGTAAATatagcattactcttttttCAATGTCATAGAATTGTAAGGTTTTTGGAAGCTTATATATTATTTCGTGTATCGTACAGAACTTTCCCAAGTTGAAATGTATTGATCTGAGCTACTCAAATAAATTGATCCGTACCCCAGATTTCAATGGTCTTCAAAATCTTGAGGTGTTGATTCTTCGGTGGTGTAAGAATTTAGTTGAAATTCACTCATCATTTGCAGTTCTTAAAAAGCTTAAAGTTTTGAATCTTCGTGGCTGTGAAAGTATTAAGAGCCTCCCAAGTGAAGTACAAATGGATGCTCTTGAGTTTTTAAATCTTTCCAGATGCTCCAAAGTGAAAAAGATCCCAGAATTTTCGAACCAGATGAAAAGTTTGTCCAAGCTTTTTGTACGTGGGACTACGATTGAGAAATTACCGATTGAACATCTGGTTGGCCTTACTAAACTGAGTATCTGTAAGTGCAAAAGAGAGCCGTTTGTTAATaagaaaaatctcaaatttcttCGGCTTTCTGGACAACTTGCTAAACCAAGTGATGATTGGGACCTTCTCCGTTTGGTGTTGTCTTCTTTATATCATTTGCGTTGTTTGAAGGTGTTACGACTACGTTATTGTGATCTTGGTGAAGGTGATATCCCCAATGATATTGGTTGCTTGTCCTCTTTAAAAGAGTTAGATCTTTGTGGAAACAATTTTGTTACCCTTCCAGCAAGCATCAAATGCCTTTCTCGACTTGAGAATCTTTGGTTGGACGGGTGCGAAAGACTTGAGCAACTGCCAGATCTTCCGTCAAATAGCAAATTACGCGTATATTTATTTGATTGTACTTCATTGAAAAGGTTGTCGGATCCATCCAATTTGTTTGATTTCGCTTTCTATTCTATGAATTGCATTACATTGGTGGAAGATGAAAACTggatcaaaacaatatattcaagGATCGTGAAATACGCAACtgaggtactctctctctctctctctctctctctctctctctctctctctctctccctccctctctctctcatagaATGATTCTTTTGATGCAGAAAATCTATCGTTTTTATGATCATATTGTGTGCCCCGGAAAGGGGATTCCCGAGTGGTTCAACAATCAAACTTTGGGACATGCGCTAGATGTGGAGCTACCTCCGCAATCGTGTAGCAGCTGGATGGGGATTgctttttgtgttgtttttgcaCAACCTAAGGAGAACTTGCGtcttcttcaaaaacaaaaggagaACTGGGGAAATCTAGCTGACCTTGAAATTGATGGATTCATGATTCGGTGTTTACCTCGGACAAACCGTGAACAGAATACATGGAGTACATGGTACTTTAGAAGGCCTCTTGTGTCTGAACACCTTTGGATATTCTATTTGCCTCGCAAACAATGTCTCCAAGAACAGTTTCTATTTGAAACTTATTATAGACTCGGAATGAATAAACCCAAAGTAGGCTTGAATATGGTGAAGAAGTGTGGGGCTCGTTTGGTGTACAAGCAAGATTTGAAAGAACTCAAACGAACACTGAAAATCTTGAAGTGAACATATGAATATTGTGAAGAGGCAGCTTCAAGTCAAAGTCGTAGTTTTTGACGACAAAGAACATACCCGCAAAAGGCAGAAGGAAGACAAATAATTGTTTCATGCTTTTTTCAACCATTCAATGCCTCAGAGTTTACTCAGAATCCATGTAAGTCACCATCTGAATCCCAGTATAACCTACATAATATTTTAGTTTTACTTCTTAATTCTTTTGAGCTATAAAATTTTAACTAGCAACTGTGCCCGAGCAATGGTACGGGTTTTAAAACCGTATAAACATGCAGAAAGTTCTAAATACCTAcagtatgaaaaactatttACATTCATGTGAAAATCGATTTACAGTAACTAACATATAGGTGTCCAAGTGTCCATATCAGTCATTGGTTTCTGGTGCGGAGTTCACAGATTACTACTGGTTTGAGCTGAAGAGTTGGATGAACTCGCTCTAAACTCCAATGATCTCTACACATCTGCTTATCTGTCGGCAATTCATCATCAAGATAAATACACTTTTGACCTCAACTCTCCATTTATAACTCAATCTTTCACAGAAACCCAATAACTATCTACTCCTGCATGACCAGAACATAAATCTACCTCAATTATAGTTCTTAAACTGAATTCAACCCATAAATCCAATTCTAAATTACCAAACAAttcaaaaaaaaactttagctTCAGATAACacttcaaacaaacaaaaagcacGATACACAATCTTGCACAATAGATCGAAACCCGAAAACAGATGATCATCAAAAAGCACCCAGATGATCAGAGCAAAAAGCTGGAAGCAAAAAGTATTTTACTTGTGCAAAAgcttgcattttttttaatacccaACCCTCAAACTTGCATAAATCAAAGAAAAGTAGAAATTAAGATGTAGAGTTGTCCTCAAACATACTGTGTGGAAGCAAAGCGTAGAGGTTTGTGAAGCAAACAACGATATCAAAACAAATTGGAGGTCCGTTAGCCTCTGTTCCTCCTCCTCAGTctataaaaattacaaaaacattTCAATAAGTACATtaacatttcaaaaaaaaaaaaaaaaagtttttgttcATATATTTTGGTTCATACTATGTGAAAGGAGGCATTATCATATGTGTATTCTACAAAATTATATGGCATGTAAAAAAGAATATCCAGTCAAATGCCCGGCAAAAATTGAATATTCACAAAAAGTAAGAGAACATTAgaagttaaaattaaaaaagaatctAAACTATTTACCATTTCAGAATAACTTAAATATAGAGATCCTCATCATTTCATGTGTCCAGTCATCCATGCTAAATTCGGAAATTGAACAACATCCATATTAGAATAAAGCCATTGACCATTTTTTGATTTTCCGCCAATTAGGGCAATTGCATTGGCCCCTTTACATTGAAGGCTGAACCAATGCAATCTGAAAGGatgtcaacaaaaaaaatcaagaaacatGAAAGCTCGGTACCATCTTTACCGAAAACAGTAAAAAGGAGTAACTAAACTTACGCCCTTAAGAACTACAAAAAAATGCCTCATCAAACATAAAACTCCACTTACTGTGCATATCCAAATGTCATCTTTAAGATTAAAATAATTCCATATTCAGAATAAATTTACTGATGACAAAGTTTATCATAGTTATATGAACCTCTCAATGCCATACAAATTCGGATTGCCAACACTGCACTTTCGACAATGGGCGTAAAGAGTTTAGACCCTTTTTGAAATGGTAAATAATGCACAAAAACATATAAACTATCTACCATttcaaaataacttaaattgcCGTACCGTAGAACAAAACCACAACttcaaattcaaaaaattaaacaactaAATTTTCCCTAAAATGTTGTTTATACTTGTCATGCATATATATAGTGTTgaacccagaagaaaaaaattctataaattccACAACCCAGTAATCAAAATTggaataataattaaaaaaatctaccaattgtagagagagaggagaCGTTGAGCATTCATGTGGAGAGAATCGTTGAGAGTAGGATCAGAAACGATCAAATTTTGGGGCAAACCTGAGGAGATCGGGGATTGGGGATAATTCGGTTGAGACCAACGTCGAGGTCGGCCGTTGCCAGAATCGTAGAAGTCGTCGCCGGCAAATTGAAACATCAGAGAGAAGGCAGCGGTGAGTGggtattttagagagagaatcgAGCGGGAAGGAACTGGGAGAAGGGAGATTGGAACGATCTGGATGAAACCAGGTTTTTTCTGGAGAGACGAAGCGGATGAAAGCAAATAGAAATAATGACCACCAAGTACATAAGAGGGCAAAATCGGACTTAGGATAAATATTTGAGGCCAAAAATGGTAGTACACTGTTCATTTAGTTGAAAATGAGTTTTAGGATTCTAGGCAAGTgcttttaaatgactgaaaacacTTATGATgggtaaaatatttttaagttcaaAAAGTACTTAAATGTTTCCTGCAAGAAGCGCTAGTTATGTAAGATTATTGATGTTAAAGAAATTAACTCAATCACTACTTGTTCAattgatctctttctttctcttctgcTTTTCTGTCCTTAAGTTCTCTATGTCTCTTGTGTTTGGCCATCTTAGTCAATACCATGagctatatatattatatgcacTTGAATAAAAcatgtttgtttaaatacaatcagtgagtacttttttttttccttagatCCAGCAATGAAGTCTAATTGTGTATATACATTAAATAATGTGTTTCTCTTTTCTATGCCAGAGATTCAACCATAAGAGATGCAAAGTCGCAGAGTGGATTCTATTAGGAAGGACTAGGATAAGTCTCTTGTtacattttgtttaattttagtttGCAGGAAATGCTGTAACATCGTTATACTGTGATACAATCGTATTGTACTTAGTTTTTCTCGAATGGCCTTGCGTACATGAGATGTTTACCTTTTTTTAGGATTTCATAGATAATtgtaagagtaaattgtagcaatagtcctttaactttaactctatttgaataatagtctcacaactaaaaattcattatcattggtccctcaactcatcaaaacgtgcagctatggtccctcaactaaaaatgcATTACCAATGATACCTTAAGTTTAGTCTAACTGGAGAAATT
Encoded proteins:
- the LOC126587466 gene encoding TMV resistance protein N-like isoform X1 gives rise to the protein MALSTPRASASFVSNESSPRWKYDVFLSFRGVDTRKGFVSHLYHELCKCQGITTFFDDRELEGGTSIHLELPSAIKESHIAIVVLSPNYASSKWCLNELTTILQCMEARNSVLPVFYETDPSDVGNQRRSFAKAFDEHEEKFISTEDKMKVTQWREALKKVSKISGWHSKESKCERELIEKIVHSVWRKLQATFTLLDSSQKFVGVNFRLEQLSSLLAHDANDVRFIGITGMGGIGKTTLAKLVYDKIFHHFEVHCFLGDVREVSKINRTLIGLQKRLLFPMLKVKIEEIWDEECGIIFIKKCLRNKKVLLVLDDVDDLKQLEVLAGNQSWFGMGSRIVITTRNEGLLVQHGIATSYKMRGLNDCEALELFSLNAFRKEQPEKDFLELSKHFLKYARGLPLVLKTLGSFLHTRGQDAWKSMLDNIHTVPNQTIFNTLKISYDGLEDIEKRVFLDVAYFHKGKCMKRVIRMLDNSFEISSSIMIDLLIEKSLLTIEKRIQYDNSAKYFIGMHDLIQEMAWTIVGQESKEPGLRSRLWLPNDIFHIFTTNTGTRAIEGIVLQLPVIEEVHWSCEAFSSMDGLRFLEFDNLIISSSPKFLPCSLRIMVWSYYPSKSLPPSFHPRFLTELRMHHSKLVRLWDGKENFPKLKCIDLSYSNKLIRTPDFNGLQNLEVLILRWCKNLVEIHSSFAVLKKLKVLNLRGCESIKSLPSEVQMDALEFLNLSRCSKVKKIPEFSNQMKSLSKLFVRGTTIEKLPIEHLVGLTKLSICKCKREPFVNKKNLKFLRLSGQLAKPSDDWDLLRLVLSSLYHLRCLKVLRLRYCDLGEGDIPNDIGCLSSLKELDLCGNNFVTLPASIKCLSRLENLWLDGCERLEQLPDLPSNSKLRVYLFDCTSLKRLSDPSNLFDFAFYSMNCITLVEDENWIKTIYSRIVKYATEKIYRFYDHIVCPGKGIPEWFNNQTLGHALDVELPPQSCSSWMGIAFCVVFAQPKENLRLLQKQKENWGNLADLEIDGFMIRCLPRTNREQNTWSTWYFRRPLVSEHLWIFYLPRKQCLQEQFLFETYYRLGMNKPKVGLNMVKKCGARLVYKQDLKELKRTLKILK
- the LOC126587466 gene encoding TMV resistance protein N-like isoform X2 gives rise to the protein MALSTPRASASFVSNESSPRWKYDVFLSFRGVDTRKGFVSHLYHELCKCQGITTFFDDRELEGGTSIHLELPSAIKESHIAIVVLSPNYASSKWCLNELTTILQCMEARNSVLPVFYETDPSDVGNQRRSFAKAFDEHEEKFISTEDKMKVTQWREALKKVSKISGWHSKESKCERELIEKIVHSVWRKLQATFTLLDSSQKFVGVNFRLEQLSSLLAHDANDVRFIGITGMGGIAKYFIGMHDLIQEMAWTIVGQESKEPGLRSRLWLPNDIFHIFTTNTGTRAIEGIVLQLPVIEEVHWSCEAFSSMDGLRFLEFDNLIISSSPKFLPCSLRIMVWSYYPSKSLPPSFHPRFLTELRMHHSKLVRLWDGKENFPKLKCIDLSYSNKLIRTPDFNGLQNLEVLILRWCKNLVEIHSSFAVLKKLKVLNLRGCESIKSLPSEVQMDALEFLNLSRCSKVKKIPEFSNQMKSLSKLFVRGTTIEKLPIEHLVGLTKLSICKCKREPFVNKKNLKFLRLSGQLAKPSDDWDLLRLVLSSLYHLRCLKVLRLRYCDLGEGDIPNDIGCLSSLKELDLCGNNFVTLPASIKCLSRLENLWLDGCERLEQLPDLPSNSKLRVYLFDCTSLKRLSDPSNLFDFAFYSMNCITLVEDENWIKTIYSRIVKYATEKIYRFYDHIVCPGKGIPEWFNNQTLGHALDVELPPQSCSSWMGIAFCVVFAQPKENLRLLQKQKENWGNLADLEIDGFMIRCLPRTNREQNTWSTWYFRRPLVSEHLWIFYLPRKQCLQEQFLFETYYRLGMNKPKVGLNMVKKCGARLVYKQDLKELKRTLKILK